A portion of the Halobacillus ihumii genome contains these proteins:
- a CDS encoding tripartite tricarboxylate transporter TctB family protein, with product MKLIKISVPAFFTLFSIIFLIASLNLPKANLGNPDAPMYFPVGISVIMLIFSIIYFIQELRNLHVENEEIKQILSGRTPKLIGFTLAFGIIYAFMFNPLGYLISTIIYLGALLFYLNGYKKWLVNIIVTISFSFISWYAFSELLGVSLP from the coding sequence ATGAAACTAATAAAAATAAGCGTGCCCGCTTTTTTCACTCTGTTTAGTATTATCTTTTTAATCGCATCCCTCAATTTACCTAAAGCGAACCTGGGAAACCCGGATGCTCCCATGTATTTTCCTGTAGGCATAAGCGTTATCATGCTCATTTTTAGTATCATTTATTTCATTCAAGAGCTAAGAAACCTGCACGTTGAAAACGAGGAAATCAAACAAATTCTATCAGGCAGGACACCTAAGCTGATTGGATTCACCCTGGCTTTTGGTATCATTTATGCCTTTATGTTCAACCCCCTTGGCTATCTAATTTCGACTATCATCTATTTAGGTGCCCTGCTTTTTTACTTAAACGGATACAAAAAATGGTTGGTCAATATCATCGTCACCATTAGCTTCTCATTTATATCCTGGTATGCCTTCAGCGAATTACTAGGAGTCAGCTTACCTTAG
- a CDS encoding tripartite tricarboxylate transporter substrate binding protein, with protein sequence MRKLAMIPILLLLLFMTACSGSASGNGDYPTQNIEIVAPASPGGGWDLTARSLEKVLSGQELVKENINVVNKPGGGGEVGWKYLKSQDSHSLAVNSSLVLTNNLLGQSELTYKDFTPIATLATEWQALAVPADSKFSTASEFLKATKADPASIKIGVGPGLGNDDHLSLVQAASEFGINPSQLNFLVYEGGGDVVTALLGGHVDAVTTSLSEVKDQHLAGKLKILAVSSEKPVKGIEDVPTWKEAGVDMVFPHWRGIMGPPDMTEEEIAYWDEKLSKMVKTDEWKKILENNDWEGFYKNSEETKAFLQEQHDLYKQLVEDSGLVN encoded by the coding sequence TTGCGAAAGTTAGCTATGATTCCCATTCTCTTACTTCTCCTCTTCATGACAGCCTGTTCAGGCAGTGCTTCAGGAAATGGAGACTACCCAACTCAAAATATTGAAATCGTCGCACCTGCTTCACCAGGTGGCGGCTGGGATTTAACCGCACGTTCTCTTGAAAAAGTATTATCAGGACAAGAACTAGTTAAAGAGAACATTAATGTCGTCAATAAACCTGGCGGCGGTGGTGAAGTTGGCTGGAAATACTTAAAGTCGCAGGATTCGCATTCTCTGGCTGTCAACTCAAGCCTCGTTCTGACAAACAACCTGCTAGGTCAAAGTGAGCTAACATACAAAGACTTCACCCCTATCGCTACACTAGCAACTGAATGGCAGGCACTTGCTGTCCCAGCAGATTCTAAATTCAGCACAGCATCCGAGTTCCTAAAAGCCACCAAGGCTGATCCTGCTTCTATAAAGATTGGTGTAGGACCTGGTCTTGGTAATGACGATCATCTCTCACTCGTACAGGCAGCAAGTGAGTTTGGCATAAATCCTTCTCAGCTGAACTTTCTGGTGTATGAAGGCGGCGGAGATGTAGTAACAGCCTTGCTTGGCGGACACGTCGATGCTGTTACCACTTCCCTTTCAGAAGTTAAAGACCAGCATCTTGCCGGCAAACTGAAAATTTTAGCCGTCTCCTCTGAAAAGCCTGTAAAAGGAATTGAAGATGTTCCAACTTGGAAGGAAGCGGGAGTTGACATGGTCTTCCCTCATTGGAGAGGCATCATGGGACCTCCAGACATGACAGAAGAAGAAATCGCTTATTGGGATGAAAAATTAAGCAAAATGGTTAAAACAGATGAATGGAAGAAAATTCTCGAAAACAACGACTGGGAAGGTTTCTATAAGAATAGTGAAGAAACTAAAGCCTTTTTACAAGAACAGCACGATCTATACAAACAACTCGTTGAGGATTCTGGACTCGTTAATTAA
- a CDS encoding response regulator — MFRVVIAEDDFRVAQIHEEFLAKKGNMELIGKAGDAGETLQLLEDHPVDLLLLDVYMPDELGTELLHKIREQHPHVDIIMITAATDKAFLEKAINYGVQDYLIKPVTIEQFQDSLERYQKKKEILQSTNEVNKDMLREVFGSDPGPKRQKAPSLPTGIDYRTLDKIKQILQQESEGITSEKAGERIGASRTTARRYLEYLVGIHEASVEQVYGIVGRPERRYYWHN; from the coding sequence ATGTTTCGCGTAGTGATAGCTGAGGATGACTTTCGAGTAGCACAAATTCATGAAGAGTTTTTGGCTAAGAAAGGGAATATGGAGTTGATAGGAAAAGCTGGTGACGCCGGGGAAACACTGCAATTGTTGGAGGACCATCCAGTAGACCTGCTTCTGCTGGATGTGTATATGCCAGATGAGCTTGGGACAGAACTTCTCCACAAAATTAGAGAACAACACCCTCACGTTGATATCATTATGATCACGGCTGCAACAGATAAGGCGTTTTTAGAAAAAGCGATCAATTACGGGGTGCAAGACTACTTAATCAAACCCGTAACCATCGAACAATTTCAAGACTCACTGGAACGCTATCAGAAAAAGAAAGAAATCCTTCAGTCAACGAATGAAGTAAATAAAGACATGCTGCGAGAGGTATTTGGTTCAGATCCGGGACCAAAAAGGCAGAAGGCCCCCTCTCTCCCCACTGGCATTGATTATCGGACATTAGATAAAATAAAGCAGATCCTCCAGCAAGAGAGTGAAGGCATTACATCAGAAAAAGCCGGAGAACGCATTGGAGCTTCCCGTACAACTGCAAGAAGGTACCTGGAGTATTTAGTTGGGATTCATGAAGCCTCGGTAGAACAAGTATACGGCATCGTTGGCCGTCCTGAACGGCGTTATTATTGGCACAATTAA
- a CDS encoding sensor histidine kinase, translating into MEKLLRVSLQVKILGLVIFLLLLVLSLVTFMVAYMESNEDVENAENLAIQTAITLSYMPVIQQSFLSDRPTDEMDQLADQIKEEVEASAIKIVNREGDIYGYAGAEKPESVPIKDHYRALVYGSNYVLQTNDGEEQLLKGISPIIIDYGDYKKVEGTVAVAFQMQSIHSEIASDIKKIIMASGTVFLLGIAGSIFLARSIRKDTLGLEPFEISALYRERNAVLQSVKEGMIAFDHNGTITMINLSARELLELPDQIEHHNIHDVITSPQLLDLVHSEKGIVNKELQYKDKTVIVNSRPIFAEHNRTGTVVSFRDKTEIKKMIDAISEVRQYSEDLRAQAHEFTSKLYVILGMIQLGKYEQAIQLIQEEAHTQEQVTSMFFRDIRDEKVQAILLGKFAKASEKKINFSIEDGSSLDPLPSHIQLSPLIVIIGNLINNAFEAVAAQPAKNVSFFVTDLGNDIIFEIADGGQGLGDGVGERIFEKGFSLKGNDRGYGLANVKEEVDMLEGSIEISSQAQEGTIFTIILPKHIKKNT; encoded by the coding sequence ATGGAAAAACTTCTAAGAGTTTCCCTTCAAGTTAAGATTTTAGGATTAGTTATTTTTCTGCTGTTGTTAGTCCTGAGCCTGGTTACTTTTATGGTGGCCTACATGGAATCAAACGAAGATGTCGAAAATGCAGAGAATCTGGCTATCCAGACAGCGATAACGCTCTCTTATATGCCGGTTATCCAGCAGTCCTTCCTGTCTGACAGACCAACAGATGAAATGGATCAACTGGCTGATCAAATTAAAGAAGAAGTGGAAGCTTCAGCAATAAAAATTGTAAATCGGGAAGGAGACATCTACGGATACGCCGGGGCAGAAAAGCCCGAATCTGTTCCCATTAAAGATCACTACCGGGCATTAGTGTACGGAAGTAATTATGTTCTGCAGACTAACGATGGTGAAGAACAACTGCTCAAGGGGATTTCCCCTATCATCATCGACTACGGGGATTATAAAAAAGTAGAAGGTACAGTGGCCGTAGCGTTTCAAATGCAATCGATACATAGTGAAATTGCCTCTGATATTAAAAAAATCATTATGGCTTCAGGGACCGTTTTTCTCCTTGGAATTGCCGGCAGTATCTTCCTGGCCAGAAGTATTCGCAAAGACACTCTCGGACTTGAACCTTTTGAAATATCTGCCCTTTATCGAGAGAGGAATGCTGTATTGCAATCCGTGAAAGAAGGGATGATTGCCTTTGATCATAATGGGACAATTACAATGATTAATTTGTCTGCTCGTGAACTCCTCGAACTGCCAGACCAGATTGAGCATCACAACATCCATGATGTGATTACTTCACCTCAGCTGCTTGATTTAGTCCATTCTGAGAAAGGGATCGTCAATAAAGAACTTCAATATAAAGATAAAACAGTTATCGTTAACAGCCGCCCTATTTTTGCGGAGCATAATAGAACAGGAACAGTAGTTAGTTTCAGGGATAAGACTGAAATTAAAAAAATGATCGATGCGATCTCTGAAGTCAGACAGTATTCTGAAGATCTTAGGGCCCAAGCGCACGAATTCACTAGTAAACTCTATGTAATTTTAGGAATGATCCAACTCGGAAAATATGAACAAGCGATTCAATTGATTCAGGAAGAAGCTCATACTCAGGAGCAAGTCACGTCTATGTTCTTTAGGGATATCCGTGACGAGAAAGTACAGGCGATCCTGCTAGGTAAATTTGCCAAAGCCTCTGAGAAGAAAATCAACTTCTCAATCGAGGACGGAAGTTCGCTGGACCCTTTACCCTCCCACATTCAACTATCACCTCTGATTGTAATTATAGGAAATCTGATCAACAATGCTTTTGAGGCAGTGGCTGCACAACCAGCTAAGAATGTCTCATTCTTTGTTACAGACCTTGGGAACGACATTATCTTTGAAATAGCAGATGGTGGTCAGGGATTAGGAGACGGTGTTGGAGAACGCATATTTGAAAAAGGATTTTCTCTAAAAGGGAACGATCGAGGATACGGACTTGCCAATGTAAAAGAGGAAGTGGACATGTTAGAAGGCTCCATCGAAATTAGCAGCCAAGCACAGGAAGGAACCATTTTTACCATCATACTTCCTAAGCATATAAAGAAAAACACCTAA
- a CDS encoding zinc-dependent alcohol dehydrogenase has product MKAVTFQGKEQMVTKEVETPSIQKNDDMIVRITASGICGSDLHLYKGGIKPEQDYVVGHEPMGIVEEVGPDVKHLKKGDRVVIPFNIGCGECYYCKNQMESQCDESNPHGEIGGLFGFTEMFGNYPGGQAEYLRVPYADFTSFKVPESSSLDDESVMFLSDVIPTAYWSVEHSGVSEGDTVIVLGSGPIGLMAQKFAKLKGAERVIAVDQVDHRLDHAGRTNNVETYNFRTNEEIGSLLHEETKGGADVVIDCVGMDGTVPPNEEFGSEFDNQFGTISPIKTASQSVRKFGTVQLTGVYGTEANGFPIGDFFSRNISLKMGQAPVIHLMPKLYDMIENNEFDPTDIITHRMSLDEAPKGYDIFDKKEDGNIKVILKP; this is encoded by the coding sequence ATGAAAGCTGTCACATTTCAAGGAAAAGAGCAAATGGTTACGAAGGAAGTGGAAACACCTTCTATTCAGAAAAATGACGACATGATTGTCAGAATAACGGCTAGTGGAATATGCGGATCAGACCTTCACTTATATAAAGGTGGGATCAAACCTGAACAAGATTATGTGGTAGGCCATGAACCGATGGGCATCGTGGAAGAAGTAGGACCCGATGTAAAGCACCTTAAGAAAGGTGACCGGGTCGTGATTCCTTTTAATATTGGATGCGGAGAATGCTATTACTGTAAAAATCAAATGGAAAGTCAATGTGATGAATCCAATCCCCACGGCGAGATTGGCGGTTTATTTGGGTTTACAGAAATGTTCGGGAATTACCCGGGCGGCCAGGCTGAATATCTTCGTGTGCCTTATGCAGACTTTACTTCATTTAAAGTGCCGGAATCCAGCAGCTTAGATGATGAAAGTGTTATGTTCTTGTCCGATGTGATTCCAACAGCGTACTGGAGTGTAGAGCACAGTGGTGTGAGTGAAGGGGACACGGTAATTGTCCTCGGAAGCGGTCCAATCGGATTGATGGCACAAAAATTCGCCAAATTAAAAGGAGCGGAGCGTGTGATTGCTGTAGACCAGGTTGATCACCGCCTTGACCATGCTGGACGTACGAATAACGTCGAGACGTACAATTTCAGAACGAATGAGGAAATTGGCTCTCTTTTACACGAAGAAACGAAAGGCGGAGCTGATGTTGTGATTGATTGTGTCGGAATGGACGGAACAGTTCCGCCAAACGAGGAGTTTGGTTCAGAATTCGACAATCAGTTCGGTACAATCAGCCCAATTAAGACGGCTTCACAGTCCGTTCGTAAATTTGGAACCGTACAGCTGACGGGTGTATATGGAACGGAAGCAAACGGTTTTCCAATCGGAGACTTCTTCAGCCGCAATATTTCGCTGAAGATGGGACAGGCACCGGTCATTCACCTGATGCCTAAACTCTATGATATGATTGAAAATAATGAGTTTGATCCGACCGATATTATTACGCATCGCATGTCACTCGATGAAGCCCCTAAAGGGTACGACATTTTTGATAAAAAAGAAGACGGAAACATTAAAGTCATTTTAAAACCTTAG
- a CDS encoding aspartate aminotransferase family protein: MKDLFELDKKHFIHPTSSIKQQQEKGAKSIMKEGNGVYLTDTEGKTYIDAMSSLWNVNIGHGRKELAEAAKQQMESLAFSSAFSTFSNEPAILLAEKIAQLAPDGLNAVFFTSGGSESNDSAFKLIRHYWKIKGEPERDKIIALKKGYHGVATASTSATGIPQFWEMAGLTVPGFIHAESPYERGTKPSIDSIREVIEREGRENIAAFIAEPVQGAGGVLVPPEDYFQEIRQLCDDYGILFVADEVITGFGRTGKMFGLEHSGVIPDMMTFAKGVTSGYIPLGGVVVSDAIHNVLKEKSTGTLFHGFTYSGHPTAAAVALKNIDIIEREGLVANSKAMGDELLKGFRQIKNKLNIVGDVRMVGLLGAMELVEDPATNKRFSPELQVASKVIEALHERGVICRAVTYDSTDIICFAPPLILNKEQAQTIVTKLHDAVLSVQKQLGDRVSS; this comes from the coding sequence ATGAAAGATTTATTCGAGTTGGACAAAAAACATTTTATTCACCCGACATCATCTATTAAGCAGCAGCAAGAGAAAGGTGCCAAATCTATCATGAAAGAAGGAAACGGCGTCTATTTAACAGATACAGAAGGGAAAACGTATATCGATGCGATGTCGTCGCTATGGAATGTCAATATTGGTCATGGGAGAAAAGAACTGGCTGAAGCAGCTAAACAGCAAATGGAGTCACTGGCTTTTAGTTCGGCGTTTTCCACGTTCAGTAATGAACCAGCCATTCTGCTGGCGGAAAAGATTGCCCAACTCGCACCAGATGGTTTAAATGCGGTGTTCTTCACGTCTGGCGGTTCGGAGTCCAACGATTCAGCTTTCAAATTAATTCGTCATTACTGGAAGATAAAAGGAGAACCTGAGCGTGACAAAATTATTGCCCTTAAAAAGGGATATCACGGTGTAGCCACTGCTTCTACAAGTGCGACGGGTATCCCTCAGTTTTGGGAAATGGCCGGTCTTACGGTTCCCGGTTTTATCCATGCAGAATCTCCTTATGAACGAGGTACGAAACCATCGATCGATTCCATCCGAGAAGTCATTGAACGGGAAGGCCGGGAAAATATTGCTGCCTTTATTGCGGAGCCGGTTCAAGGTGCCGGCGGTGTTTTGGTTCCTCCTGAAGATTACTTTCAAGAGATCCGGCAGCTGTGTGATGATTATGGCATTTTGTTTGTGGCCGATGAGGTGATTACAGGATTTGGCCGGACCGGAAAGATGTTTGGACTCGAACATTCTGGGGTCATTCCAGACATGATGACGTTTGCTAAAGGAGTGACGAGCGGCTATATTCCGCTCGGCGGTGTTGTGGTATCAGACGCGATTCATAATGTCTTAAAGGAAAAATCAACTGGAACGCTTTTTCACGGATTTACGTACAGCGGTCATCCAACAGCAGCGGCGGTAGCATTGAAAAATATCGACATCATTGAACGAGAAGGTCTTGTGGCTAACTCAAAAGCGATGGGGGACGAATTGTTAAAGGGGTTCAGGCAAATTAAGAACAAGTTAAACATCGTAGGTGATGTACGTATGGTCGGCTTACTTGGGGCGATGGAACTCGTGGAGGACCCTGCGACGAACAAACGCTTTTCGCCAGAGCTGCAGGTAGCCTCTAAAGTGATTGAAGCCCTGCATGAACGAGGGGTTATTTGTCGGGCGGTCACTTATGACAGCACGGATATTATTTGTTTTGCGCCGCCATTAATTTTGAACAAGGAACAAGCTCAAACAATCGTGACAAAATTACATGATGCGGTATTATCCGTACAAAAACAGCTTGGTGATCGAGTGTCGTCATAA
- a CDS encoding APC family permease — translation MHDQKLVKVLGNKDVLALAFGAMIGWGWVVTAGLWITEAGSLGAILAFALGGLLVTFVGLTYAELASALPLTGGEHVYSFKAMGRVASFVTTWSIILGYVSVVAFEAVALPTVFEYLIPGYSQGHLYTIAGWDVTATWAGVGIIGSVLITWINYRGIKLTTSITFILTLLIIIAGILLITGGTAAGNVQNMQPLFDKGMAGLLTVIIMTPFMFVGFDVIPQAAEEINLPRKKIGQLLIFSVLLAVTWYILVIFGVSRIMPPSAIQESALVTADAMAAAFGGSTLMGNILVLGGIGGILTSWIGFYVGGSRAIYALAKAGMLPKSLGELHPKYNTPYKAILAIGVLSTIAPLFGRPALVWLVDAGGLGLVVAWLMVAVSFIILRKKSPDMHRPFRLRGGTTIGWIAVLMSLGICVLYMPGMPSALIWPYEWIIVLSWMVLGAVLYNISIAKYGTENSDHHMNQEIDRVLNEDDPHSDISHTS, via the coding sequence ATGCATGATCAAAAACTAGTAAAGGTGCTTGGGAATAAAGATGTTCTCGCTCTTGCTTTTGGGGCAATGATTGGATGGGGCTGGGTCGTGACTGCGGGACTGTGGATTACCGAGGCAGGTTCGCTTGGAGCGATCCTTGCCTTCGCTTTAGGAGGTCTTCTCGTTACCTTTGTCGGTCTGACGTACGCCGAACTTGCCTCTGCCCTCCCTCTGACTGGAGGGGAGCATGTGTACAGTTTTAAGGCGATGGGCAGAGTGGCTTCATTTGTTACCACGTGGTCGATCATCCTCGGCTATGTATCCGTCGTTGCTTTTGAGGCAGTGGCCCTGCCGACGGTTTTTGAGTATTTAATTCCAGGTTACAGCCAGGGGCATCTTTACACCATTGCCGGCTGGGACGTGACAGCGACGTGGGCGGGAGTCGGCATTATTGGATCGGTTTTAATCACATGGATTAATTACCGTGGCATTAAATTAACGACTTCGATTACGTTCATTTTAACACTGCTAATTATCATTGCCGGAATTTTATTAATAACGGGTGGTACAGCGGCAGGTAATGTACAAAATATGCAGCCGCTGTTTGATAAAGGGATGGCTGGATTATTGACCGTCATTATTATGACACCTTTTATGTTTGTAGGATTCGATGTGATTCCGCAGGCTGCTGAGGAGATCAATCTCCCGCGTAAGAAAATTGGCCAGCTATTAATCTTCTCTGTTCTGCTCGCTGTTACCTGGTATATTCTCGTTATTTTTGGAGTGTCTCGGATCATGCCTCCATCGGCCATTCAAGAATCAGCATTGGTGACAGCCGATGCAATGGCAGCGGCATTTGGAGGCAGCACGCTTATGGGGAACATTCTTGTACTAGGTGGAATTGGCGGGATTTTAACAAGCTGGATCGGTTTCTATGTTGGAGGCAGCCGTGCTATTTACGCACTTGCGAAGGCGGGAATGCTGCCTAAATCACTGGGGGAACTTCATCCAAAGTACAACACACCATATAAAGCGATTTTAGCGATCGGCGTTTTATCCACGATCGCACCATTGTTCGGCCGGCCCGCTCTCGTATGGTTAGTTGATGCGGGCGGGTTAGGACTAGTCGTGGCCTGGTTGATGGTGGCGGTCTCCTTTATCATCCTTCGGAAAAAGAGCCCTGACATGCATCGCCCTTTCCGTTTGCGGGGAGGAACTACGATCGGCTGGATAGCTGTGCTCATGTCGCTCGGCATATGTGTGCTCTACATGCCAGGTATGCCTTCAGCCCTCATTTGGCCTTATGAATGGATTATCGTTCTCTCTTGGATGGTGCTCGGAGCGGTTCTCTATAACATTTCAATCGCGAAATATGGAACAGAGAACTCTGATCACCATATGAATCAGGAGATAGATCGGGTCCTGAATGAGGACGATCCACACTCTGACATCTCTCACACAAGTTAA
- a CDS encoding CaiB/BaiF CoA transferase family protein, with protein sequence MKQPLEGIKVLDLSRVLAGPLGSMQLADLGAEVIRVEAPGGKDDIRHWWPFVKEESTYYLSANRNKKSMTINLKQEEGKDLFKKMTAQADVVIENFKTGTLDRLGLGFDKLKQQKEDIILCSVTGYGQTGPYKHLPGYDPVIQAVGGLMDITGNPEGEATRVGTPVVDIMTSHYVAISVLAALRKRDLTGEGEHIDLSLLDIQVASLGNISSSYLLKGHVSERMGNAHGNITPYETFHCADKPIMVAAGNDRMFYQLAEVMGHPEWKEEVRFKTNANRIENRQELRGLLEKEFLKRGADEWEQQLSSRNIPCGPVNNVQQVFDHPQVKARDMVEVNDHPKLGKVRTVRNPIKFKHTNISARSHPPMLGEHTADLLKEFGLSEEEVAELKNKGSI encoded by the coding sequence ATGAAGCAACCATTGGAAGGAATCAAAGTTCTCGACTTGTCACGTGTATTGGCCGGCCCGTTAGGATCCATGCAGCTGGCAGATCTCGGCGCTGAAGTGATCCGTGTCGAAGCTCCCGGAGGCAAAGATGATATTCGCCACTGGTGGCCGTTTGTTAAAGAAGAAAGCACGTACTATCTATCAGCTAATCGCAATAAAAAATCGATGACTATTAATCTGAAGCAGGAAGAAGGAAAAGACCTTTTTAAAAAAATGACAGCCCAGGCTGATGTGGTGATCGAAAATTTTAAAACAGGAACGTTAGATCGGCTTGGGTTAGGATTCGACAAACTGAAACAGCAGAAGGAAGATATTATTCTTTGCTCGGTGACCGGTTACGGACAGACTGGTCCTTATAAGCATCTTCCTGGTTATGATCCTGTTATTCAAGCAGTTGGAGGGTTGATGGATATTACCGGAAACCCAGAGGGTGAAGCGACACGGGTAGGGACACCTGTCGTCGATATTATGACCTCTCATTATGTGGCCATCAGTGTGCTGGCAGCTTTAAGAAAGCGTGATTTAACAGGGGAGGGAGAGCATATTGACTTATCACTTCTTGATATTCAGGTGGCTTCCCTCGGCAATATATCCAGCAGTTACCTGTTAAAAGGTCATGTTTCTGAACGAATGGGCAACGCCCACGGCAACATCACACCATACGAGACGTTTCATTGCGCCGACAAGCCGATTATGGTCGCTGCGGGAAATGATCGGATGTTTTATCAGCTGGCAGAGGTAATGGGCCATCCGGAATGGAAAGAAGAAGTAAGATTTAAGACGAATGCCAATCGTATTGAAAATAGGCAGGAATTAAGAGGTCTATTGGAGAAGGAGTTTTTGAAAAGGGGCGCAGATGAATGGGAACAGCAATTATCTTCTCGTAATATCCCATGTGGACCTGTGAACAATGTGCAGCAAGTTTTTGACCATCCGCAAGTCAAAGCGCGAGATATGGTAGAGGTCAATGACCATCCTAAACTCGGGAAGGTACGCACCGTACGTAATCCCATCAAATTTAAGCATACGAACATATCTGCAAGGTCCCACCCTCCTATGTTAGGGGAGCATACAGCTGATTTATTAAAAGAATTTGGTTTATCAGAAGAGGAGGTTGCTGAACTTAAAAACAAGGGGTCTATATAA
- a CDS encoding sigma-54 interaction domain-containing protein yields MEMANAKEMLQAILSTIDEGIHAVDANGVTIFYNHIASKLDGLETKEVLGKHLLSNFPSLSTETSTLMKVCQTGEPIFNQHQSYRNLRGVLVDTVNTSLPIKVNGKLVGAVEIAKDLTRIKQLSEKLIDLQAKMDTTSSLKKSADNSTGATFHMTDIITKDPSFLKLKSRAEKVASTTSPVLIYGETGTGKELLVQSIHNASPRHKQPFIAQNCAAIPSSLLESILFGTAKGSYTGATDRPGLFELADGGTLFLDELSSMPIDIQAKLLRVLQNGVIRRVGGTKERALNLRIIAALNEPPEVCVREKRLRSDLYFRLNVVPLHIPKLKDRRCDIPLLVDHFVQKYNFQFGKLVTKVDKSVKEMFHHYEWPGNVRELEHAIESAMNMVEGDRILTEHLPPHITENCAAMPRPPLQPLRQVLMETEERLITQALQQTNGNIQQAAKLLQIPRQTLQYKSNKLKLS; encoded by the coding sequence ATGGAGATGGCGAATGCGAAAGAAATGCTCCAGGCGATTTTAAGTACCATTGATGAAGGCATTCATGCAGTAGATGCAAATGGAGTGACGATTTTCTATAACCATATCGCATCAAAGCTCGATGGCTTAGAGACCAAGGAAGTGTTAGGAAAGCACTTATTAAGTAATTTTCCTTCCTTATCTACGGAAACAAGTACGTTAATGAAGGTCTGTCAGACGGGAGAGCCTATTTTCAACCAACATCAATCGTACCGTAACCTTCGCGGCGTACTCGTGGATACTGTGAACACTTCGCTGCCCATCAAGGTGAATGGCAAGCTAGTTGGAGCAGTGGAAATTGCCAAAGACTTAACGAGAATTAAGCAATTATCGGAAAAGCTAATCGATTTACAGGCGAAAATGGATACAACAAGTAGTCTGAAGAAATCAGCAGACAACAGTACGGGGGCCACTTTTCACATGACTGATATCATTACAAAAGACCCCAGTTTTCTTAAATTGAAATCCAGGGCTGAAAAGGTTGCTTCCACTACATCACCGGTTTTAATTTATGGTGAAACAGGGACAGGGAAAGAACTGCTCGTGCAATCGATTCATAATGCCTCACCGCGTCACAAACAGCCATTTATTGCCCAAAACTGTGCCGCTATCCCGTCTTCGCTGCTGGAAAGTATTTTATTTGGAACCGCTAAAGGCAGCTATACAGGGGCCACAGACCGCCCAGGATTATTTGAATTGGCGGATGGGGGTACACTGTTTCTGGATGAACTGAGCAGCATGCCGATCGATATTCAGGCCAAGCTGCTCAGGGTGTTGCAGAACGGTGTGATCCGAAGAGTCGGCGGGACGAAGGAAAGGGCTTTGAACCTCCGAATTATCGCTGCATTAAATGAACCGCCTGAAGTCTGTGTCCGGGAGAAGAGGCTGCGATCCGATCTATATTTTCGACTTAACGTAGTGCCGCTCCACATTCCAAAGCTAAAAGACAGACGTTGTGATATTCCGTTGTTAGTAGATCACTTTGTGCAAAAGTACAATTTCCAATTTGGAAAGCTTGTGACAAAAGTGGATAAAAGTGTAAAGGAGATGTTTCACCATTATGAATGGCCGGGAAATGTTCGCGAGTTAGAACATGCGATTGAATCAGCTATGAACATGGTGGAGGGGGATCGAATCTTAACGGAGCACTTACCACCGCATATTACTGAAAATTGTGCTGCGATGCCCCGTCCTCCTTTGCAGCCTCTTAGACAAGTGCTAATGGAAACAGAAGAACGATTGATCACACAGGCGTTGCAGCAAACGAACGGCAACATTCAGCAAGCCGCTAAATTGCTGCAAATTCCCCGTCAAACCTTACAATATAAATCGAATAAATTGAAGCTGTCGTAA